The following are encoded together in the Hemicordylus capensis ecotype Gifberg chromosome 4, rHemCap1.1.pri, whole genome shotgun sequence genome:
- the MC2R gene encoding adrenocorticotropic hormone receptor isoform X3 encodes MRPNRTSEIIPLLGQTNIHASENLSEPAVNISDCERIVVPEEIFFTVAILGILENLLVLMAVGRNKTLHSPMYIFICSLAVSDMLGSFSKTMENILVIIFCKMKYLTCKGDLEKIMDDITDFMFILSLLGSIFSLLAIAADRYITIFYALQYHNIMTLKRALIILAVIWLLCAGSGIVMVIYSHETATVVSFSVLFGFMLIFILCLYIHIFLLARSHARKIALLPTSTVHQRANMKGTITLTVLFGVFLCCWAPFVLHMLLMQFCPLNPYCVCYRSIFHVNGTLIMCNAVIDPMIYAFRSPELRSTFKKLFCCQKPR; translated from the coding sequence ATGAGGCCCAACCGAACCTCTGAAATAATACCGCTACTGGGGCAgacaaatattcatgcatctgaAAATCTCAGTGAACCTGCAGTGAACATCTCTGACTGTGAACGCATTGTTGTGCCAGAAGAAATCTTCTTCACCGTTGCCATTCTGGGAATACTGGAAAACTTGCTTGTGCtcatggcagtggggaggaacaAGACTCTGCATTCACCCATGTACATTTTCATTTGCAGCTTAGCAGTTTCAGACATGCTAGGAAGCTTCTCCAAAACGATGGAAAATATCTTGGTCATCATCTTCTGCAAAATGAAATACTTGACATGTAAAGGAGATTTGGAAAAGATAATGGATGATATTACAGATTTCATGTTTATCTTATCTTTACTAGGATCGATTTTCAGTCTGTTAGCCATTGCAGCTGATCGATATATAACCATCTTCTATGCACTGCAGTACCATAACATCATGACGCTGAAGCGTGCTTTAATTATCCTGGCAGTGATTTGGCTATTATGTGCTGGGAGTGGTATAGTAATGGTCATTTACTCCCATGAAACAGCTACTGTGGTTTCCTTTTCTGTTCTGTTTGGTTTTATGCTCATTTTTATCCTCTGCCTTTATATACATATCTTCCTGCTGGCACGCTCTCATGCCAGAAAGATTGCTTTGCTGCCTACAAGTACTGTTCACCAGAGAGCTAACATGAAAGGGACCATTACTTTGACTGTATTGTTTGGAGTTTTCCTCTGCTGTTGGGCTCCCTTTGTCCTTCATATGCTTCTAATGCAGTTTTGTCCACTAAACCCTTACTGTGTTTGCTACAGGTCCATTTTTCATGTGAATGGGACACTGATCATGTGCAATGCTGTTATTGACCCAATGATTTATGCATTTCGAAGCCCAGAACTGCGAAGCACATTTAAGAAATTGTTCTGCTGTCAAAAGCCAAGGTAG
- the MC2R gene encoding adrenocorticotropic hormone receptor isoform X2: MMCQPSIRTHFKSSVEKMRPNRTSEIIPLLGQTNIHASENLSEPAVNISDCERIVVPEEIFFTVAILGILENLLVLMAVGRNKTLHSPMYIFICSLAVSDMLGSFSKTMENILVIIFCKMKYLTCKGDLEKIMDDITDFMFILSLLGSIFSLLAIAADRYITIFYALQYHNIMTLKRALIILAVIWLLCAGSGIVMVIYSHETATVVSFSVLFGFMLIFILCLYIHIFLLARSHARKIALLPTSTVHQRANMKGTITLTVLFGVFLCCWAPFVLHMLLMQFCPLNPYCVCYRSIFHVNGTLIMCNAVIDPMIYAFRSPELRSTFKKLFCCQKPR; the protein is encoded by the exons ATGATGTGCCAACCTTCAATTCGAACACATTTTAAATCAAGT GTTGAAAAGATGAGGCCCAACCGAACCTCTGAAATAATACCGCTACTGGGGCAgacaaatattcatgcatctgaAAATCTCAGTGAACCTGCAGTGAACATCTCTGACTGTGAACGCATTGTTGTGCCAGAAGAAATCTTCTTCACCGTTGCCATTCTGGGAATACTGGAAAACTTGCTTGTGCtcatggcagtggggaggaacaAGACTCTGCATTCACCCATGTACATTTTCATTTGCAGCTTAGCAGTTTCAGACATGCTAGGAAGCTTCTCCAAAACGATGGAAAATATCTTGGTCATCATCTTCTGCAAAATGAAATACTTGACATGTAAAGGAGATTTGGAAAAGATAATGGATGATATTACAGATTTCATGTTTATCTTATCTTTACTAGGATCGATTTTCAGTCTGTTAGCCATTGCAGCTGATCGATATATAACCATCTTCTATGCACTGCAGTACCATAACATCATGACGCTGAAGCGTGCTTTAATTATCCTGGCAGTGATTTGGCTATTATGTGCTGGGAGTGGTATAGTAATGGTCATTTACTCCCATGAAACAGCTACTGTGGTTTCCTTTTCTGTTCTGTTTGGTTTTATGCTCATTTTTATCCTCTGCCTTTATATACATATCTTCCTGCTGGCACGCTCTCATGCCAGAAAGATTGCTTTGCTGCCTACAAGTACTGTTCACCAGAGAGCTAACATGAAAGGGACCATTACTTTGACTGTATTGTTTGGAGTTTTCCTCTGCTGTTGGGCTCCCTTTGTCCTTCATATGCTTCTAATGCAGTTTTGTCCACTAAACCCTTACTGTGTTTGCTACAGGTCCATTTTTCATGTGAATGGGACACTGATCATGTGCAATGCTGTTATTGACCCAATGATTTATGCATTTCGAAGCCCAGAACTGCGAAGCACATTTAAGAAATTGTTCTGCTGTCAAAAGCCAAGGTAG
- the MC2R gene encoding adrenocorticotropic hormone receptor isoform X1, whose amino-acid sequence MMSAAALRLATRRNEVEKMRPNRTSEIIPLLGQTNIHASENLSEPAVNISDCERIVVPEEIFFTVAILGILENLLVLMAVGRNKTLHSPMYIFICSLAVSDMLGSFSKTMENILVIIFCKMKYLTCKGDLEKIMDDITDFMFILSLLGSIFSLLAIAADRYITIFYALQYHNIMTLKRALIILAVIWLLCAGSGIVMVIYSHETATVVSFSVLFGFMLIFILCLYIHIFLLARSHARKIALLPTSTVHQRANMKGTITLTVLFGVFLCCWAPFVLHMLLMQFCPLNPYCVCYRSIFHVNGTLIMCNAVIDPMIYAFRSPELRSTFKKLFCCQKPR is encoded by the exons ATGATGTCAGCAGCTGCCCTCAGATTGGCCACAAGAAGGAATGAG GTTGAAAAGATGAGGCCCAACCGAACCTCTGAAATAATACCGCTACTGGGGCAgacaaatattcatgcatctgaAAATCTCAGTGAACCTGCAGTGAACATCTCTGACTGTGAACGCATTGTTGTGCCAGAAGAAATCTTCTTCACCGTTGCCATTCTGGGAATACTGGAAAACTTGCTTGTGCtcatggcagtggggaggaacaAGACTCTGCATTCACCCATGTACATTTTCATTTGCAGCTTAGCAGTTTCAGACATGCTAGGAAGCTTCTCCAAAACGATGGAAAATATCTTGGTCATCATCTTCTGCAAAATGAAATACTTGACATGTAAAGGAGATTTGGAAAAGATAATGGATGATATTACAGATTTCATGTTTATCTTATCTTTACTAGGATCGATTTTCAGTCTGTTAGCCATTGCAGCTGATCGATATATAACCATCTTCTATGCACTGCAGTACCATAACATCATGACGCTGAAGCGTGCTTTAATTATCCTGGCAGTGATTTGGCTATTATGTGCTGGGAGTGGTATAGTAATGGTCATTTACTCCCATGAAACAGCTACTGTGGTTTCCTTTTCTGTTCTGTTTGGTTTTATGCTCATTTTTATCCTCTGCCTTTATATACATATCTTCCTGCTGGCACGCTCTCATGCCAGAAAGATTGCTTTGCTGCCTACAAGTACTGTTCACCAGAGAGCTAACATGAAAGGGACCATTACTTTGACTGTATTGTTTGGAGTTTTCCTCTGCTGTTGGGCTCCCTTTGTCCTTCATATGCTTCTAATGCAGTTTTGTCCACTAAACCCTTACTGTGTTTGCTACAGGTCCATTTTTCATGTGAATGGGACACTGATCATGTGCAATGCTGTTATTGACCCAATGATTTATGCATTTCGAAGCCCAGAACTGCGAAGCACATTTAAGAAATTGTTCTGCTGTCAAAAGCCAAGGTAG